Proteins encoded together in one Fimbriiglobus ruber window:
- a CDS encoding ATP-binding protein: MPAPDPLAALRDAAALSPDNLPLRQHLAESYRGLGRFAEAEQEYKSALARFPDHAVLKVGLAQTYYQQSKPGPALVIVEDLLKRPNTPPAATLLHARLLFQAGDVDRAVHQYKDAIATEPTLADSEFAGRLGIGADEEESEVVDGRLRAADGDGGDDVPTEVERPKITFTDVGGMEGVKDEIRLKIIHPLQHADLYKAYGKAIGGGILMYGPPGCGKTHLARATAGEVRAGFVAVGINDVLDMWMGNSERNLHQIFAQARRNKPCVLFFDEVDALAASRSDMRQSAGRMLINQFLSELDGVQTSNDGILILAATNAPWHLDSAFRRPGRFDRILFVPPPDAPARAATLRILCTGKPVKDIDYDAVAKRTDGFSGADLKGLIDVAVEAKLRAAMKTGIPHPLTTADLAAAAGKVKPSTAAWFATAKNHALYANQGGDYDDVLKYMKL; this comes from the coding sequence ATGCCCGCTCCTGATCCCCTTGCCGCCCTCCGGGACGCGGCGGCTTTGTCGCCCGACAACCTCCCCCTCCGCCAACACCTGGCCGAATCGTACCGCGGCCTCGGCCGGTTCGCGGAGGCCGAGCAGGAATACAAGTCCGCCCTCGCCCGCTTCCCCGACCACGCCGTGCTGAAAGTCGGGCTCGCCCAGACCTATTACCAGCAAAGCAAACCCGGCCCGGCTCTCGTTATCGTCGAAGACTTGCTCAAGCGCCCGAACACTCCGCCGGCCGCCACCCTCCTTCACGCCCGGCTGTTGTTTCAGGCCGGGGATGTGGACCGGGCCGTGCATCAATACAAGGACGCGATCGCCACCGAGCCGACGCTGGCGGACTCCGAGTTCGCCGGCCGGCTCGGGATCGGGGCAGACGAAGAGGAATCGGAAGTCGTCGACGGCCGCCTGCGGGCCGCGGACGGCGACGGCGGGGACGACGTCCCGACCGAAGTGGAGCGGCCGAAGATCACCTTCACAGACGTCGGCGGGATGGAAGGTGTCAAGGACGAGATCCGGCTCAAGATCATTCACCCGCTCCAGCACGCGGATCTGTACAAGGCTTACGGCAAGGCGATCGGCGGCGGCATCCTCATGTACGGCCCCCCGGGTTGCGGGAAGACTCACCTGGCGAGGGCCACGGCCGGGGAGGTGCGGGCCGGGTTCGTGGCCGTCGGGATCAACGACGTCCTCGACATGTGGATGGGGAACAGCGAGCGGAATCTGCACCAGATCTTCGCCCAGGCCCGGCGGAACAAGCCCTGCGTCCTGTTCTTCGACGAGGTCGACGCCCTCGCGGCCAGCCGGTCGGACATGCGGCAGAGCGCCGGTCGGATGCTCATCAACCAGTTCCTGTCGGAACTGGACGGCGTCCAGACGTCGAACGACGGCATCCTCATCCTGGCGGCGACGAACGCCCCCTGGCACTTGGATTCGGCGTTCCGCCGCCCCGGCCGGTTCGACCGCATCCTGTTCGTCCCCCCGCCGGACGCGCCGGCGCGGGCCGCCACCCTGCGCATCCTCTGCACCGGGAAGCCGGTGAAGGACATCGACTACGACGCCGTCGCGAAGCGGACCGACGGCTTCAGCGGGGCCGACCTGAAAGGGCTGATAGACGTGGCGGTGGAGGCGAAACTGCGGGCGGCCATGAAGACCGGCATCCCGCACCCCCTGACCACCGCCGACCTGGCGGCCGCCGCGGGGAAGGTGAAGCCGTCCACTGCCGCGTGGTTCGCGACGGCGAAGAATCACGCGCTTTACGCGAACCAGGGCGGGGATTACGACGACGTGCTCAAATATATGAAGCTGTAA
- a CDS encoding tetratricopeptide repeat protein, with product MDALRRRAEVLLYELNRPADAEPLIRDALAADPKNAHLHCMLSHSLRCRNRPWAAIQAAREAVGLSPEWAYAHYTLGMARVANAAWHGAVRSFREAIRCNPSDADYYYWLAVSLRADGFKKRAQKVIEDGLLVAPDHTRCLNILAACLTERGKCSEAVRVLTRSLAIDPLKVETHVGLGKVLLLQWRLFRAAWHLQAATRLAPTDQTCQQWLRDAVARLSHLIYWPVFVLLVLAVGTPAVYLDIWLRPAETDNVVCAVFSASVTLGLLGFRRRFREAVTLFPLRLGQEVHTRADRRYAVAGLLAYSVTLATSITVAAMGPRLPPAGSELFPLFAGCTFPLVPVLVWLDWRTRHPNLSRAGVTLLIAVQVAVIMAALLPVAGPMRDLMFITAFFLTCIFWVLPLGGNLIDA from the coding sequence ATGGACGCGCTGCGTAGGCGAGCCGAGGTGCTGCTGTACGAACTCAATCGCCCAGCGGACGCGGAGCCGTTGATTCGTGACGCACTGGCTGCCGACCCGAAAAACGCGCACTTACACTGCATGCTCAGTCACAGTCTGAGGTGTAGAAACCGGCCGTGGGCGGCGATCCAAGCCGCTCGTGAGGCCGTCGGCTTGTCGCCGGAATGGGCCTACGCTCACTACACACTCGGCATGGCGCGAGTGGCTAATGCGGCCTGGCACGGCGCCGTTCGCTCGTTTCGGGAAGCCATCCGGTGCAACCCGTCGGACGCCGATTATTATTACTGGCTGGCCGTTTCCCTTCGGGCCGACGGATTCAAGAAGCGTGCTCAAAAAGTGATCGAGGACGGTCTGCTTGTTGCCCCCGACCATACTCGCTGCCTGAACATCCTGGCCGCCTGCCTGACCGAACGCGGGAAATGCTCCGAAGCAGTCCGCGTACTGACCCGCTCTCTGGCCATCGATCCGTTGAAAGTCGAAACCCACGTCGGGCTGGGGAAGGTTCTACTTCTGCAATGGAGACTTTTCCGAGCGGCCTGGCACCTCCAAGCCGCAACGCGGTTGGCCCCGACAGACCAGACGTGCCAACAATGGCTTCGAGACGCCGTGGCCCGTCTCAGTCACCTCATCTATTGGCCGGTTTTCGTTCTACTCGTCTTGGCGGTCGGCACTCCGGCGGTATATCTCGACATCTGGCTCCGGCCGGCAGAAACCGACAACGTCGTCTGTGCGGTCTTTTCCGCGTCGGTGACGCTCGGGCTTCTTGGGTTCCGTCGGCGGTTTCGCGAAGCCGTGACACTGTTCCCCCTCCGACTCGGCCAGGAGGTCCACACACGGGCCGACCGCCGGTACGCGGTCGCCGGCTTGCTCGCGTATTCCGTCACATTGGCCACGTCGATAACCGTGGCGGCGATGGGTCCGCGATTACCGCCGGCCGGGAGTGAACTGTTCCCTTTGTTTGCCGGGTGTACATTTCCACTCGTGCCGGTCCTTGTGTGGTTGGACTGGCGGACACGGCATCCTAATTTGTCACGGGCCGGGGTGACACTTTTGATCGCCGTCCAGGTCGCCGTGATTATGGCTGCGCTGTTGCCCGTCGCGGGACCAATGCGTGATTTGATGTTCATCACTGCTTTTTTTCTGACGTGTATTTTCTGGGTATTACCGCTTGGTGGAAACCTAATTGATGCGTAA
- a CDS encoding ISAzo13 family transposase has product MLHHRPPRPDHSPGTPRVRVGFCQPPAGTGPPPWSGPPALGKKDPVLERDLVALLVDDTGGDPMTKQRWVRLSLKRLGQLLAQRGHAIDPKTVRRLLHKLKYSLKANRKRFTGPPHPDRDRQFRYIAHQKRRFLKAGRPVISVDTKKKELIGNFQQDGQTWCHEADEVNAYDFLSDAEGRATPYGIYLVQHDRGYVYVGESADTPEFAVDAIVSWWKSHGRRRFPDATKLLILADSGGSNGCRPRMWKRQLQERLADAFNLEVTVCHYPRGGSKWNPIEHRLFSFISINWAGKPLRSWLILLGYIQDTRTETGLQVKAVLLRGNYERGLKVTDHEMRKLRLRRHKTCPSWNYTIRPRQGVSGAAKG; this is encoded by the coding sequence ATCCTCCATCACAGGCCTCCACGTCCAGACCATTCGCCGGGGACGCCAAGAGTTAGGGTCGGCTTTTGCCAACCTCCCGCCGGGACGGGTCCGCCGCCCTGGAGCGGGCCGCCCGCCCTTGGAAAAAAAGATCCGGTCCTGGAGCGAGACCTGGTAGCCCTGCTGGTCGATGACACCGGCGGCGACCCGATGACGAAACAGCGGTGGGTGCGTCTGAGCCTGAAGCGACTGGGCCAACTGCTGGCCCAACGAGGCCATGCCATCGACCCCAAGACCGTCCGGCGTTTGCTCCACAAACTCAAGTACTCGTTGAAGGCGAATCGGAAACGGTTTACCGGCCCACCGCACCCCGATCGGGATCGTCAGTTCCGCTACATCGCCCACCAGAAGCGGCGGTTCCTGAAAGCGGGCAGGCCGGTCATCAGCGTGGATACCAAGAAAAAAGAGTTGATCGGCAACTTCCAGCAGGATGGGCAGACCTGGTGCCACGAGGCGGACGAGGTCAACGCTTATGACTTCCTCAGTGACGCCGAGGGCCGGGCCACCCCGTATGGCATCTACCTGGTACAACACGACCGCGGTTACGTGTACGTGGGCGAATCGGCCGACACGCCGGAGTTTGCGGTCGATGCGATTGTCTCGTGGTGGAAGAGCCACGGTCGCCGTCGTTTCCCGGACGCTACCAAACTCCTGATCCTGGCGGACTCGGGTGGCAGTAATGGCTGTCGGCCTCGGATGTGGAAGCGTCAGTTGCAGGAACGGCTGGCTGACGCCTTCAACCTGGAGGTGACGGTGTGCCACTACCCCCGCGGTGGCTCCAAGTGGAACCCGATTGAGCATCGGCTGTTCAGCTTTATCAGCATCAACTGGGCCGGCAAGCCCTTGCGTTCGTGGTTGATCTTGTTGGGCTATATTCAGGACACGAGAACCGAAACAGGCTTGCAGGTGAAAGCCGTGTTGTTGCGGGGAAACTATGAGAGGGGCCTGAAGGTCACGGATCACGAGATGAGGAAGTTGCGCTTGCGACGGCATAAGACCTGTCCGAGTTGGAACTATACCATCCGGCCACGCCAAGGAGTTTCGGGTGCGGCCAAAGGGTGA
- the dprA gene encoding DNA-processing protein DprA, which yields MPAPPVPPDLRDHLALALVPGLGPKLTRAVLEHFGSAAAALAATAPQLETIPLVGAKLAARFAASFRNVDITPEWDLIDAHAVRVVRAGEPEYPARLAAIDDAPPLLYLRGALTAADANAVGIVGSRACTSYGKRVAERIAAGLAAAGWTVVSGLARGIDGAAHRGALDAGGRTIAVLAGGLSKIYPPEHADLAEEVAARGALVTETPMTVAPQPGMFPARNRIISGLCRGIVVIEANAKSGALITATHAAEQGREVFAVPGNVDSAPSAGCLDLIRKGARLVRTADDVLDDLRGIAPLDPGKPAHRPAPAPAPTLFDAPSPGPPAPPPGLDPQQQKVWDALATPRHVDELSREIGVPVGELVVVLMKMEMRKVVRRLPGNQYERRV from the coding sequence ATGCCCGCGCCCCCCGTCCCACCCGACTTGCGCGACCACCTCGCGCTCGCGCTGGTGCCCGGGCTGGGGCCGAAATTGACCCGGGCGGTCCTCGAACATTTCGGGTCCGCGGCCGCCGCGCTCGCCGCCACGGCACCCCAGTTGGAAACCATCCCGCTCGTCGGGGCGAAACTCGCGGCCCGATTCGCGGCCTCCTTCCGGAACGTCGACATTACGCCGGAGTGGGATCTCATCGACGCCCACGCGGTCCGGGTCGTTCGCGCCGGTGAACCGGAGTACCCGGCCCGGCTGGCCGCGATCGACGACGCCCCGCCGTTGCTCTACCTCCGCGGCGCGCTGACCGCGGCCGACGCGAACGCGGTCGGGATCGTCGGCTCGCGGGCGTGTACGAGTTACGGCAAGCGGGTCGCGGAGCGGATCGCGGCCGGGTTGGCGGCGGCCGGGTGGACGGTGGTGTCCGGGTTGGCCCGGGGGATCGACGGCGCCGCCCACCGCGGAGCCCTGGACGCCGGAGGTCGTACCATCGCCGTTCTGGCAGGCGGGCTGTCGAAGATTTACCCGCCCGAACACGCCGACCTGGCGGAAGAGGTGGCCGCCCGCGGCGCACTCGTGACCGAGACCCCGATGACGGTGGCCCCGCAACCGGGCATGTTCCCGGCCCGCAACCGGATCATCAGCGGCCTCTGCCGCGGGATCGTGGTGATCGAGGCGAACGCGAAGAGCGGGGCGCTGATTACGGCCACCCACGCGGCCGAACAGGGGCGGGAAGTGTTCGCGGTCCCCGGAAATGTCGACAGTGCGCCGAGCGCGGGGTGCCTGGACCTGATCCGCAAGGGAGCCCGGCTCGTCCGCACGGCCGACGACGTCCTCGACGACCTCCGCGGCATCGCCCCGCTCGACCCGGGCAAACCCGCTCACCGGCCCGCCCCGGCACCCGCGCCCACCCTATTCGACGCGCCGAGCCCGGGTCCGCCGGCCCCGCCGCCCGGCCTCGACCCGCAGCAACAGAAAGTGTGGGACGCGCTCGCCACCCCGCGCCACGTCGACGAACTGTCCCGCGAGATCGGCGTGCCCGTCGGCGAGTTGGTTGTGGTGTTGATGAAAATGGAGATGCGAAAAGTGGTTCGCCGCCTGCCGGGCAACCAGTACGAACGGCGGGTGTGA